A DNA window from Christiangramia salexigens contains the following coding sequences:
- a CDS encoding exonuclease SbcCD subunit D C-terminal domain-containing protein, with the protein MKILHTADWHIGKKLHKHELAQDFELFIDWLQELIQSKGIEVLLISGDIFDLANPSSEARGQYYRALIKLQKLNCKIIATGGNHDSPAMLDAPKEILKALDMEVIGGLPENLEDCIIPIKNQKGELQMLIAAIPYLRDTDLRSGAGASSYEDRIEAIRDGIKQIFNSAADICEKKYPGIPVLAMGHLYTAGTETSDSERDIQIGNQAAFQAAQFGEYFKYIALGHIHKPQRVNANIPVFYSGSPIPLSFSERKDDKRILLIDTDSSWEPESIPVPHFRKLMKLNGSLEELRAKLEALEHHETLNSLIEIELLEDQYDAQKIYNLDQLVNNFNKPGFEIVKQRAQFRSQLKGAAELYDETQHLEDLKPRDVFRELISPHEYSEEDKNEILSAFDEILEEVQRSENLNR; encoded by the coding sequence ATGAAGATATTACATACCGCCGACTGGCATATAGGCAAAAAGCTGCATAAGCACGAGTTAGCACAGGATTTTGAGCTTTTTATTGACTGGCTTCAGGAGCTTATTCAATCAAAAGGAATTGAAGTTCTGCTTATATCCGGAGATATTTTTGATCTTGCCAATCCTTCATCTGAAGCACGAGGGCAGTATTACCGTGCACTTATCAAGCTTCAGAAGTTAAACTGCAAGATCATTGCCACCGGCGGGAATCATGATTCACCCGCAATGCTGGATGCTCCTAAGGAAATCCTCAAGGCCCTGGACATGGAGGTCATTGGCGGACTTCCGGAAAACCTGGAAGATTGTATAATTCCAATAAAGAATCAAAAAGGCGAGCTACAAATGCTCATCGCCGCAATACCCTATTTAAGGGATACAGATCTAAGATCGGGCGCTGGAGCCAGTTCTTATGAAGACCGGATAGAAGCGATTAGAGATGGGATCAAACAGATCTTTAATTCGGCTGCAGATATCTGTGAAAAGAAATATCCGGGAATACCGGTTTTGGCCATGGGACATCTTTACACCGCAGGCACCGAAACTTCAGATAGTGAACGGGATATTCAGATCGGGAATCAGGCGGCATTTCAGGCTGCTCAGTTTGGTGAATATTTCAAATATATTGCCCTCGGGCATATTCATAAACCTCAAAGGGTAAATGCGAATATCCCGGTGTTTTACAGCGGCTCCCCTATTCCACTTTCCTTCAGTGAAAGAAAAGATGATAAACGGATTTTGTTAATCGATACCGATAGCTCCTGGGAACCGGAAAGTATCCCGGTGCCACATTTCAGAAAACTCATGAAATTGAACGGAAGCCTGGAGGAGTTGAGAGCTAAACTGGAAGCACTTGAGCATCATGAAACCTTAAATTCCCTGATAGAAATTGAGCTTCTGGAAGATCAGTACGATGCTCAGAAGATCTATAATTTGGATCAGCTGGTGAATAACTTTAATAAACCTGGTTTTGAAATTGTAAAACAAAGGGCACAGTTCAGGAGTCAGCTTAAAGGAGCCGCAGAACTCTATGACGAAACTCAACACCTTGAAGACCTTAAGCCGCGGGATGTTTTCCGGGAATTAATATCTCCACACGAATACAGCGAGGAAGATAAAAATGAGATCCTTAGTGCATTCGACGAAATTCTCGAGGAAGTTCAGCGATCTGAAAATTTAAACCGCTAG
- a CDS encoding SUMF1/EgtB/PvdO family nonheme iron enzyme: protein MVIKGGSFLCNASYCASYRISARMANSLDSSQEHLGFRTVASPEMLRSE from the coding sequence GTGGTAATTAAAGGCGGCTCCTTTTTATGCAATGCGTCTTATTGTGCGAGTTACCGAATTTCTGCCAGAATGGCCAACTCTCTGGACTCCTCTCAGGAGCACCTGGGATTCCGTACTGTGGCCTCACCGGAAATGCTGAGATCTGAATAA